Proteins encoded together in one Bradyrhizobium sp. CB82 window:
- the mltG gene encoding endolytic transglycosylase MltG, with protein sequence MSERPPISPRSPRAALEPEQVPPPPKRSDRARNPFVVVGNAIITILLIAMLGAGAVYYYGRQVLEAAGPLQEDKIVNIPSRAGKRDIADVLNKEGVTDVNPWIFIASVFALKASSDLKPGEYSFQKSASLRDVIATIVEGKVVQHAVTIPEGLTSEQIVARLLDNDIFTGSVREVPREGTLLPETYKFPRGTTREQVVQRMQQAHKRVLAEIWERRSQDIPIKTPEQLVTLASIVEKETGKPDERSRVAAVFVNRLKQKIKLQSDPTIIYGLVGGKGTLGRPIKRSEITQPSPYNTYVIDGLPPGPISNPGRASLEAAANPARTRDLYFVADGSGGHAFTETYDAHQKNVAKLRAMEKQIQNDTVEPADDAQAPAAAAPADTAPTATTRPPAQQKKPPATRPGNPAPARQGAVQPSPQVIQR encoded by the coding sequence ATGAGTGAAAGGCCGCCCATTTCGCCCCGAAGTCCGCGCGCCGCGCTGGAGCCTGAACAGGTGCCGCCGCCGCCAAAGCGGTCGGATCGCGCGCGCAATCCCTTCGTGGTGGTCGGCAACGCCATTATCACCATCCTCCTGATCGCGATGCTCGGAGCCGGAGCGGTGTATTATTACGGCCGGCAGGTGCTCGAGGCGGCAGGGCCGCTTCAGGAAGACAAGATCGTCAACATCCCCTCGCGCGCGGGCAAGCGCGACATTGCCGACGTCCTGAACAAGGAAGGCGTCACCGACGTCAATCCCTGGATATTCATCGCCAGCGTGTTCGCGCTGAAGGCGAGCTCGGACCTGAAGCCCGGCGAATATTCGTTTCAGAAGAGCGCTTCCTTGCGCGACGTCATTGCCACCATCGTCGAAGGCAAGGTGGTGCAGCATGCGGTGACGATCCCCGAAGGCCTGACCTCCGAGCAGATCGTGGCGCGGCTGTTGGACAATGACATCTTTACCGGTAGCGTGCGCGAAGTGCCGCGTGAGGGCACGCTGCTGCCGGAGACCTATAAGTTCCCGCGCGGCACCACGCGCGAGCAGGTGGTCCAGCGCATGCAGCAGGCGCACAAGCGTGTGCTCGCGGAAATCTGGGAACGGCGCAGCCAGGACATTCCGATCAAGACGCCGGAGCAACTGGTGACGCTCGCCTCGATCGTGGAGAAGGAGACGGGCAAGCCCGACGAACGCAGCCGTGTCGCCGCCGTGTTCGTCAATCGCTTGAAGCAGAAGATCAAGCTGCAGTCCGATCCGACGATCATCTACGGTCTCGTCGGCGGCAAGGGCACGCTGGGTCGCCCGATCAAGCGCAGCGAGATCACCCAGCCCTCGCCCTACAACACCTACGTCATCGACGGCCTGCCGCCGGGGCCGATCTCCAATCCCGGCCGCGCCTCGCTGGAGGCTGCCGCCAATCCGGCCCGCACCCGCGACCTCTATTTCGTCGCCGACGGCAGCGGCGGCCACGCCTTCACCGAGACCTACGACGCGCACCAGAAGAACGTCGCAAAACTGCGCGCGATGGAGAAGCAGATCCAGAACGACACGGTGGAGCCGGCCGATGACGCCCAGGCGCCGGCCGCAGCCGCGCCGGCCGACACGGCTCCGACTGCGACCACCAGGCCGCCGGCCCAGCAGAAGAAGCCGCCCGCGACGCGCCCGGGCAATCCTGCCCCGGCTCGCCAGGGGGCGGTGCAACCCTCGCCGCAGGTCATCCAGCGCTAG
- a CDS encoding YicC/YloC family endoribonuclease encodes MALSSMTGFARSHGASGPYTFEWELKSVNAKGFDLRVRLPQGFDELEAHAKKRAGEVLSRGTVYANLNVKRTNAAATVRINEDVLSAVLKAASQIAGKVDAVAPSIDGLLGIKGVIEVAEPEGNEEEDKAARTAAADAFDKALAELVDMRKREGSSLGQILIQRVDEIEALAKKAEAAPGRKPEAIKAKLAEQIATLLDTSERFDSDRLMQEAILIATKADIREELDRIASHVAQARELIGKGGPIGRKLDFLAQEFHREVNTCCSKSNDIELTNTGLAMKNVVEQFREQVQNLE; translated from the coding sequence ATGGCGCTGTCGTCCATGACCGGCTTTGCAAGAAGCCACGGTGCAAGCGGGCCGTACACCTTCGAATGGGAATTGAAGTCGGTCAACGCAAAGGGCTTTGACCTGCGCGTGCGGCTGCCGCAGGGCTTTGACGAGCTCGAGGCCCACGCCAAGAAGCGCGCCGGCGAGGTTTTGTCGCGTGGTACGGTCTACGCCAATCTTAACGTCAAGCGCACCAACGCTGCGGCGACCGTGCGGATCAACGAGGACGTGCTCTCAGCCGTGCTGAAGGCCGCCTCGCAGATCGCCGGCAAGGTCGACGCGGTGGCGCCAAGCATCGACGGGCTGCTCGGCATCAAGGGCGTCATCGAGGTCGCCGAGCCCGAAGGCAACGAGGAAGAGGACAAGGCGGCGCGCACCGCGGCGGCCGATGCCTTCGACAAGGCGCTTGCCGAGCTCGTCGACATGCGCAAGCGCGAGGGCAGCTCGCTTGGCCAGATCCTGATCCAGCGTGTGGATGAGATCGAAGCGCTGGCAAAGAAGGCGGAAGCCGCACCCGGGCGCAAGCCGGAGGCGATCAAGGCGAAGCTCGCCGAGCAGATCGCGACGCTGCTCGACACTTCCGAGCGCTTCGATTCCGATCGCCTGATGCAGGAAGCGATTTTGATCGCGACCAAGGCCGACATCCGCGAGGAGCTCGACCGCATCGCCTCCCATGTCGCGCAGGCGCGCGAGTTGATCGGCAAGGGCGGCCCGATCGGGCGTAAGCTCGATTTCCTGGCGCAGGAGTTTCACCGCGAGGTCAACACCTGCTGCTCGAAGTCGAACGACATCGAGCTGACCAATACGGGGCTCGCCATGAAGAACGTGGTCGAGCAGTTCCGCGAGCAGGTCCAGAATCTGGAGTGA
- the gmk gene encoding guanylate kinase, with protein MTTGGHGFDGVERRGLMFVLSSPSGAGKTTLSRLLIERMPGLKMSVSATTRAKRPGEVDGRDYLFVDKPRFEAMVKGDELLEWATVFDNSYGTPRAPVEAALSSGQDVLFDIDWQGTQQLKHKARADVVSVFILPPSAADLEKRLHSRAQDSDEVIRKRMSRASHEMSHWAEYDYIIINHDVDEAFSEVQSILKAERLKRERRIGVVGFVRGLQDQLQG; from the coding sequence ATGACGACGGGCGGTCACGGATTTGACGGTGTCGAGCGGCGCGGACTGATGTTCGTTCTGTCCTCCCCCTCCGGCGCGGGCAAGACGACGCTGTCGCGCCTTCTGATCGAGCGGATGCCCGGACTGAAGATGTCGGTCTCCGCGACCACGCGCGCGAAGCGGCCCGGCGAGGTCGACGGGCGCGACTATCTGTTCGTCGACAAGCCGCGCTTCGAGGCCATGGTGAAGGGCGACGAACTGCTTGAATGGGCGACCGTGTTCGACAACAGCTATGGCACGCCGCGCGCTCCGGTCGAGGCAGCGTTGTCGTCAGGCCAGGACGTGCTGTTTGATATCGATTGGCAGGGTACGCAGCAATTGAAACACAAGGCCCGCGCCGACGTCGTCAGCGTCTTCATCCTGCCACCCTCAGCGGCCGATCTCGAGAAGCGGCTGCACTCGCGCGCGCAGGATTCCGACGAGGTGATCCGCAAGCGGATGAGCCGCGCCAGCCACGAGATGAGCCACTGGGCCGAGTACGACTACATCATCATCAACCACGACGTCGATGAGGCCTTCTCCGAGGTCCAGTCGATCCTGAAGGCCGAGCGACTCAAGCGCGAGCGGCGGATTGGCGTCGTTGGCTTTGTACGAGGTCTGCAAGATCAGCTTCAGGGCTAG
- a CDS encoding ATP-binding protein, whose product MVQAQKSTLASEVLLFPEQPALKSIYDTAPIGLACLSPDCRYLQINQRLTEICGISVENHLGRFVRDCVPALADSVAEIVRSIMETGEPVVGIEVSGQRADRVEERYWVTYWHPLRAPSGEIVAVNVAAEEITERKRAEQELREARDAAETALHRLRETQESLVEAEKLAALGRMVAGVAHEVNGPVGNSLMIASTLLRKSEAFSSEVSSGKVRRSSLSEFLNLTGDASAQLVANLSRAAERIQSFKQAALDQGQSSPSRFNAGELSEQLLSNLDRELRRQGILLDLRLEPDLEMDSYPGLFGQVLNHLVMNAMTHAYPGNDGGRVRVDLRSAGHDHVELVVSDDGCGMAPEVKLQAFDPFFTTRRHHGASGLGLLVVYSIVTERLGGRIRLESESGGGTSVWLTIPRCAPRPVG is encoded by the coding sequence ATGGTACAGGCGCAAAAGTCGACGCTCGCATCCGAGGTGTTGCTGTTTCCGGAGCAACCCGCCCTGAAATCGATCTACGACACCGCACCGATCGGGCTTGCCTGCCTCTCTCCGGATTGTCGCTATCTCCAAATCAACCAGCGGCTCACCGAGATCTGCGGAATTTCCGTCGAGAACCACCTTGGCCGCTTCGTGCGGGATTGCGTTCCGGCCTTGGCCGATTCCGTCGCAGAGATCGTGCGTTCGATCATGGAAACCGGAGAGCCGGTGGTCGGAATCGAGGTTTCCGGCCAGCGAGCCGACCGGGTCGAGGAGCGCTACTGGGTGACCTATTGGCATCCGTTGCGCGCGCCCAGCGGCGAGATCGTTGCAGTCAACGTCGCTGCCGAGGAGATCACTGAACGCAAGCGCGCCGAGCAGGAGCTGCGAGAAGCAAGAGACGCTGCCGAAACCGCGCTGCATCGCTTGCGGGAAACCCAGGAGTCGCTGGTGGAAGCTGAAAAGCTCGCGGCACTCGGCCGGATGGTTGCCGGCGTTGCACATGAGGTCAACGGTCCCGTGGGGAACAGCCTGATGATCGCCTCCACGCTTCTGCGCAAGTCCGAGGCATTCTCGTCGGAAGTTTCCAGTGGCAAGGTTCGTCGTTCAAGCCTCAGCGAATTTCTCAACCTGACGGGCGATGCGTCCGCTCAACTCGTCGCCAATCTGTCGCGCGCGGCAGAGCGGATCCAGTCCTTCAAGCAGGCAGCTCTCGATCAGGGCCAGTCTTCCCCGAGCCGCTTCAATGCTGGCGAGTTGTCAGAACAATTGCTGTCGAATCTCGACCGCGAATTGCGGCGCCAGGGCATCTTACTCGATCTCCGGCTCGAGCCGGACCTTGAAATGGATAGTTACCCCGGCCTCTTCGGACAGGTCCTGAATCATCTCGTCATGAATGCCATGACCCACGCCTATCCGGGCAACGATGGAGGGCGGGTTCGCGTTGATCTGAGATCGGCCGGCCACGATCACGTCGAACTCGTCGTGTCCGACGACGGATGCGGAATGGCGCCGGAGGTCAAGCTGCAGGCCTTCGATCCATTCTTCACGACGCGGCGCCACCACGGAGCGTCGGGTCTTGGATTGCTCGTCGTCTACAGCATCGTGACCGAACGCTTGGGCGGACGCATCAGGCTGGAAAGCGAGTCTGGTGGGGGTACGTCGGTTTGGCTGACCATTCCGAGATGCGCTCCCAGGCCTGTCGGTTGA
- a CDS encoding DUF3606 domain-containing protein — MDNLTKRDQPDRSKINMHEAYEVKCWTHALGVTRDELQKAVDKVGNSAAAVRKELAR; from the coding sequence GTGGATAACCTCACCAAGCGCGACCAGCCGGATCGCAGCAAGATCAACATGCATGAAGCCTACGAGGTGAAGTGCTGGACCCACGCGCTTGGCGTGACCCGGGACGAGCTTCAGAAGGCGGTGGACAAGGTCGGTAATTCGGCCGCCGCCGTCCGCAAGGAGCTCGCAAGATAG
- a CDS encoding alcohol dehydrogenase, with protein sequence MALMRRQSLVKFDAPLCETIIDTPKPQGGEVLVRVERCGLCHSDLHIQDGYADLGGGKKLDTTRGMTLPFTLGHEIAGVVEEVGGDVPADLIDAKKAVFPWIGCGQCRDCANGDENLCVKQRFLGVSIDGGFASHVLVPDAKYLLDYDPLPVNQAATLMCSGVTAYGALKRLVDRPRQRNLLLIGLGGVGMMGLSFAQAMFKQPIAVADLSPAARDTALKNGAATAYDPAEPEVIRRILKETDGGFDEVVDFAGNEKSMAFAVSVLARGGKVVVSGLMGGQFTLPMVQWVYKRMTIEGFMVGTLAEAHELMALARAGKIKPTPMREEPMADVQKWIDSLRAGKVVGRIVLKN encoded by the coding sequence ATGGCGTTGATGCGTCGGCAGTCCCTGGTCAAGTTCGATGCGCCTCTGTGCGAGACCATCATCGACACGCCCAAGCCGCAAGGAGGCGAGGTGCTGGTGCGCGTCGAGCGCTGCGGCCTGTGCCATTCCGACCTGCACATACAAGACGGCTATGCCGATCTCGGCGGCGGTAAGAAGCTCGACACCACGCGCGGTATGACGCTGCCCTTCACGCTCGGCCACGAGATCGCGGGCGTGGTGGAAGAAGTCGGCGGCGATGTTCCGGCTGACCTCATCGACGCCAAGAAGGCGGTCTTTCCCTGGATCGGCTGCGGCCAATGCCGCGACTGCGCCAACGGCGATGAGAATCTCTGCGTCAAGCAACGCTTCCTTGGCGTCTCGATCGACGGCGGTTTTGCCAGCCACGTGCTGGTGCCGGATGCAAAATACCTGCTCGATTACGACCCCCTGCCGGTCAACCAGGCCGCGACATTGATGTGCTCGGGCGTCACCGCCTACGGTGCGCTGAAGCGTCTCGTCGACCGTCCGCGCCAGCGCAACCTGCTGCTGATTGGTCTCGGCGGCGTTGGCATGATGGGTCTGTCGTTCGCGCAGGCCATGTTCAAGCAGCCGATTGCGGTCGCCGATCTGAGCCCTGCAGCGCGCGACACCGCGCTGAAGAATGGCGCGGCGACCGCCTACGATCCGGCCGAGCCGGAGGTTATCAGGCGCATCCTGAAAGAGACCGACGGCGGTTTCGACGAGGTCGTCGATTTTGCCGGCAACGAGAAGTCGATGGCATTCGCCGTGTCCGTGCTCGCGCGCGGCGGCAAGGTCGTGGTCTCCGGCCTGATGGGCGGCCAGTTTACGCTGCCGATGGTGCAGTGGGTCTACAAGCGCATGACCATCGAGGGATTCATGGTCGGCACGCTCGCTGAGGCCCACGAGTTGATGGCCCTCGCGCGCGCCGGCAAGATCAAGCCGACGCCGATGCGGGAGGAGCCGATGGCCGATGTCCAGAAGTGGATCGACTCTCTGCGCGCCGGCAAGGTCGTCGGCCGGATCGTGCTGAAGAACTGA
- the rsmA gene encoding 16S rRNA (adenine(1518)-N(6)/adenine(1519)-N(6))-dimethyltransferase RsmA, with protein sequence MSAIDDLPPLREVIRQHSLSARKSLGQNFLLDLNLTARIARAAAPLEDSTIVEIGPGPGGLTRALLALGAARVIAIEHDERAIPALQDVSARYPGRLEIVHGDAMTFDPRPLLAGRQAKIVANLPYNIATQLLIGWLTSEPWPPWYEMMVLMFQREVAERIVARENEEAYGRLGVLANWRTYPKILFDISPSAFVPPPKVTSSVVRLLPRATPLPCDRRLLEQVAAAAFGQRRKMLRQSLKSLQADPARLAAAAGVDATRRAETIPVAGFVAMARELADIRSQA encoded by the coding sequence ATGAGCGCGATCGACGACCTCCCGCCGCTTCGCGAGGTCATTCGCCAGCATTCGCTATCGGCCCGCAAGTCGCTGGGCCAGAACTTCCTCCTCGACCTCAACCTGACGGCGCGCATCGCGCGGGCCGCCGCGCCGCTCGAGGATTCGACGATCGTCGAGATCGGTCCGGGCCCGGGCGGATTGACGCGCGCCCTGCTCGCGCTTGGTGCTGCCCGCGTCATCGCGATCGAGCATGACGAGCGCGCGATCCCGGCCCTGCAGGATGTTTCCGCGCGCTATCCGGGGCGGCTCGAGATCGTGCATGGCGATGCCATGACCTTCGATCCGAGGCCCCTGCTCGCAGGACGCCAGGCGAAGATCGTCGCCAACCTGCCCTACAACATCGCGACCCAGCTGCTGATCGGATGGCTCACCAGCGAGCCATGGCCGCCGTGGTACGAGATGATGGTGCTGATGTTCCAGCGCGAGGTCGCCGAGCGGATCGTGGCGCGCGAGAACGAGGAGGCCTATGGCCGGCTCGGTGTGCTCGCCAACTGGCGCACTTATCCCAAGATCCTGTTCGACATCTCGCCATCGGCCTTCGTGCCGCCGCCAAAGGTCACCTCCTCCGTCGTGCGTCTCCTGCCGCGCGCGACGCCTCTGCCCTGCGACCGCCGGCTGCTCGAACAGGTCGCGGCCGCCGCCTTCGGCCAGCGCCGCAAGATGCTTCGCCAGAGCCTGAAATCGCTTCAGGCCGATCCGGCGCGACTGGCTGCGGCCGCCGGCGTCGATGCGACGCGGCGCGCCGAGACCATTCCGGTCGCGGGCTTTGTTGCCATGGCGCGTGAATTGGCCGATATACGCAGCCAAGCCTGA
- the pdxA gene encoding 4-hydroxythreonine-4-phosphate dehydrogenase PdxA: protein MARPLALTLGEPAGIGPDITIAAWLRRNELALPAFYLLGDDALIARRAKALGADIKVARVRAEEAVAAFPDALPVVATGEIATADPGRPDETSAAAALASIRQAVADVREGRAGAVVTNPIAKSVLYRAGFRHPGHTEFLAELAEQDGRAPQPVMMLWSPRLAVVPVTIHLSLRDALAQLSRELIVSTVRIVAAELKSRFGIGRPRIAISGLNPHAGEDGSLGDEEQTIVTPAIKILRNDGIEARGPLPADTMFHDAVRKTYDCAVCMYHDQALIPIKTLAFDDAVNVTLGLPFIRTSPDHGTAFDIAGTGKANPASLIAALQLASRMAAQPA, encoded by the coding sequence ATGGCAAGGCCTCTCGCGCTGACCCTGGGCGAGCCTGCCGGCATCGGCCCCGACATCACGATCGCGGCCTGGCTGCGCCGCAACGAGTTGGCGTTGCCCGCCTTCTATCTGCTCGGCGATGACGCGCTGATCGCGCGCCGCGCCAAGGCACTCGGCGCCGATATCAAGGTCGCGCGCGTACGCGCAGAGGAGGCGGTCGCCGCCTTCCCCGACGCGCTGCCGGTGGTTGCGACCGGAGAGATCGCAACGGCCGATCCGGGCCGGCCCGACGAGACCAGCGCGGCCGCAGCGCTCGCCTCCATTCGCCAGGCCGTCGCCGACGTCCGCGAAGGCCGCGCCGGCGCCGTCGTCACCAACCCGATCGCCAAGAGCGTGCTCTACCGCGCGGGCTTCCGCCATCCCGGCCACACCGAATTTCTCGCCGAGCTCGCCGAACAGGATGGACGCGCGCCGCAACCGGTGATGATGCTGTGGTCGCCACGCCTTGCGGTGGTGCCGGTGACCATTCATCTTTCGCTGCGTGACGCGCTGGCGCAGCTCTCGCGCGAGCTGATCGTCTCGACGGTGCGCATTGTCGCAGCCGAGCTGAAATCGCGTTTCGGCATCGGCCGGCCGCGCATCGCGATCTCCGGCCTCAACCCACATGCCGGCGAGGACGGCTCGCTCGGCGACGAGGAGCAGACCATCGTCACGCCGGCGATCAAGATCTTGCGCAACGACGGCATCGAGGCCAGAGGTCCCCTGCCGGCCGACACCATGTTCCACGACGCCGTGCGAAAAACCTATGACTGCGCGGTCTGCATGTATCACGATCAGGCGCTGATCCCGATCAAGACGCTGGCCTTCGACGACGCGGTCAACGTCACGCTCGGCCTGCCCTTCATCAGGACATCGCCGGATCACGGCACGGCGTTCGATATCGCAGGCACGGGCAAGGCCAATCCCGCAAGCCTGATCGCCGCGCTGCAGCTCGCAAGCCGCATGGCCGCGCAACCGGCATGA
- a CDS encoding SurA N-terminal domain-containing protein: protein MTTTLRVHRLLLIALGTALLLTGGSVPSQAQTVVVMVNGEPITDFDIEQRTKLDMLSGQKSQSRKDVINELIDEKVKIKEGKKYGVEPTSSDVDQSYAGMAQRMRITPDQLSKSLEVKGIRPDTLKSRMRAEMVWTSLVRGRFKEQLQVGERDVAAAVQSQSGEKLQVEGFEYKMQPIVLIVPHGSSEAAIETRKKEAELYRSRIASCDEANSLFRSTPNAAIRDSVTKTTADLPEALRKVLDDTPVGHLTPPEMTKQGIEMVVLCARNPTMIDTPKRREVREKMYGEKYEKTSKRYLAEIRKAAMIEYR from the coding sequence ATGACGACCACATTGCGAGTCCATCGCCTTCTCCTCATCGCGCTCGGCACGGCGCTGCTCCTGACCGGCGGCTCTGTCCCGTCGCAGGCGCAGACCGTCGTCGTCATGGTCAATGGCGAGCCGATCACCGATTTCGACATCGAGCAGCGCACGAAGCTGGACATGCTGTCGGGTCAGAAGAGCCAGTCCCGGAAAGACGTCATCAACGAGCTGATCGACGAGAAGGTGAAGATCAAGGAAGGCAAGAAATACGGTGTCGAGCCAACCAGCTCCGATGTCGACCAGTCCTACGCCGGCATGGCGCAGCGCATGCGCATCACGCCGGACCAGCTCTCCAAATCTCTCGAGGTCAAGGGCATACGGCCGGACACGCTGAAGAGCCGCATGCGCGCCGAAATGGTGTGGACCAGCCTCGTGCGCGGCCGCTTCAAGGAACAGCTGCAGGTCGGTGAGCGCGATGTCGCCGCCGCCGTGCAATCCCAGAGCGGCGAAAAGCTGCAGGTTGAGGGGTTTGAATACAAGATGCAGCCGATCGTCCTGATCGTGCCGCACGGCTCGTCGGAGGCTGCGATCGAGACGCGGAAGAAGGAGGCCGAATTGTATCGCAGCCGCATCGCGAGCTGCGACGAAGCCAATTCGCTGTTCCGCTCGACGCCCAACGCGGCAATCCGCGATAGCGTCACCAAGACCACCGCGGATCTGCCCGAGGCGCTTCGCAAGGTGCTCGACGACACGCCGGTTGGCCATCTCACCCCGCCGGAGATGACCAAGCAGGGGATCGAAATGGTCGTGCTGTGCGCGCGCAATCCGACCATGATCGACACGCCGAAGCGGCGCGAGGTCCGCGAGAAGATGTACGGTGAGAAGTACGAGAAGACTTCGAAGCGGTATCTGGCAGAAATCCGCAAAGCGGCGATGATCGAATACCGTTGA
- a CDS encoding LPS-assembly protein LptD translates to MTAVRRGHVSELALRTVVRANGRGLPARSLLLAFVAALALGGLLDLAATVPAAAQSFTYNPLPPRPKPPKAANDNQMLVQATEVDYDYNNSRVSAVGNVQLFYNGTSVEADKVIYDQKTKRLHAEGNIRMTDADGKITYAEIMDLSDDYRDGFVDSLRVDTADQTRMAASRADRSSGNYTVFENGVYTACAPCRDDPKKPPLWQVKGARIIHDQQEKMLYFETAQLEFFGVPLAYMPYFSTPDPTVKRKTGFLMPGFTSYTQFGYGVEIPFYWAIAPDMDATFNPRITSKQGVLMQAEFRQRLIDGAYQIRVYGIDQLDPGQFAGQPGDRQFRGGVETKGQFALNDKWVWGWDGVLLSDYYFMSDYRLSQYRDPFSSFLSLPTEAISQLYLTGVGNRSFFDARTMYYLSFSGNQGQVPVIYPVIDYSNVLNYPVFGGEFSYKTNFVNLTRNDAVFDPITTLANTTGLCTITSADPAARTPSQCLLRGFPGTYTRLTAEAQWRKSFTDPFGEIWTPFAIVRADAINSSVSNQPGVSNFLPVGDTQALRLMPTVGLEYRYPFINVQPWGSTVVEPIAQVIIRPNETYAGKFPNEDAQSMVFDASNLFSVDKFSGYDRVEGGGRANVGVQATTQFDKGGTVKALFGQSYQLFGLNSFAVQDSINTGLDSGLDKPRSDYVASVGYSPNRTYTFSVRGRFDEQTWNVQRFEAEGRANFDRWSVSMIYGNYAAQPELGYLTRREGILTTASVKVAANWVVQGSARWDLEANKINQYVVGAGYVDDCFVLAANYVTSYSYSAGSTPPVLSHAFMFQIGLRTLANSSGTSSSAGMQ, encoded by the coding sequence GTGACTGCCGTCCGCCGAGGGCATGTGTCTGAATTGGCGCTGCGCACCGTGGTGCGCGCGAACGGACGTGGCTTGCCTGCCCGTAGCCTCCTGCTCGCCTTCGTTGCCGCGCTCGCGCTGGGTGGATTGCTCGATCTTGCCGCGACCGTGCCTGCGGCCGCGCAGAGCTTCACCTACAATCCGCTGCCGCCGCGACCGAAGCCGCCGAAGGCCGCCAACGACAACCAGATGCTCGTGCAGGCGACCGAGGTCGACTACGACTACAACAATTCGCGCGTCTCGGCGGTCGGCAACGTCCAGCTGTTCTACAACGGCACCAGCGTCGAGGCCGACAAGGTCATCTACGACCAGAAGACCAAGCGGCTCCATGCCGAAGGCAACATCCGCATGACGGATGCCGACGGCAAGATCACCTATGCCGAGATCATGGATCTGTCCGACGACTACCGCGACGGGTTCGTCGATTCGCTGCGCGTGGACACCGCCGACCAGACCCGTATGGCCGCGAGCCGCGCCGACCGCTCCAGCGGCAACTACACGGTGTTCGAGAACGGCGTCTACACGGCTTGCGCTCCGTGTAGGGACGATCCGAAGAAGCCGCCGCTGTGGCAGGTCAAGGGTGCCCGCATCATCCACGACCAGCAGGAGAAGATGCTGTACTTCGAGACGGCGCAGCTCGAATTCTTCGGCGTGCCGCTCGCCTACATGCCGTACTTCTCGACGCCCGACCCGACGGTGAAGCGCAAGACCGGCTTCCTGATGCCGGGCTTCACGTCCTACACGCAGTTCGGTTACGGCGTCGAAATCCCGTTCTACTGGGCGATCGCGCCCGATATGGACGCGACCTTCAACCCACGCATCACGTCCAAGCAGGGCGTGCTGATGCAGGCCGAATTCCGCCAGCGCCTGATCGACGGCGCCTACCAGATCCGCGTCTACGGCATCGACCAACTCGACCCCGGCCAGTTCGCCGGCCAGCCCGGCGACCGCCAGTTCCGCGGCGGCGTCGAGACCAAGGGCCAGTTCGCGCTGAACGACAAATGGGTCTGGGGCTGGGACGGCGTCCTGCTCTCCGACTACTACTTCATGTCGGACTACCGGCTGTCGCAGTACCGCGATCCGTTCTCCTCGTTCCTGAGCCTGCCGACGGAAGCGATCTCGCAGCTCTACCTGACGGGCGTTGGCAATCGCAGCTTCTTCGACGCGCGCACCATGTATTACCTGAGCTTCTCGGGCAACCAGGGCCAGGTGCCGGTCATCTACCCCGTGATCGACTACTCGAACGTGCTCAACTACCCGGTCTTCGGCGGCGAGTTCTCCTACAAGACCAACTTCGTCAACCTGACGCGTAACGACGCCGTGTTCGACCCGATCACGACGCTCGCCAACACCACCGGGCTCTGCACCATCACCTCGGCAGATCCCGCCGCGCGCACGCCCTCGCAATGTCTGTTGCGTGGCTTCCCCGGCACCTACACGCGTCTGACGGCGGAAGCGCAGTGGCGGAAGTCCTTCACCGATCCCTTCGGTGAAATCTGGACGCCTTTCGCCATTGTTCGCGCCGACGCGATCAACTCCTCGGTCTCGAACCAGCCGGGCGTGTCGAACTTCCTGCCGGTCGGCGACACCCAGGCGCTGCGCCTGATGCCGACGGTCGGCCTCGAGTACCGCTACCCCTTCATCAACGTGCAGCCGTGGGGCTCGACGGTGGTCGAGCCGATCGCGCAGGTCATCATCCGTCCGAACGAGACCTATGCCGGCAAGTTTCCCAACGAGGACGCGCAGAGCATGGTGTTCGACGCGAGCAATTTGTTCAGCGTCGACAAGTTCTCGGGCTACGATCGCGTCGAGGGCGGCGGCCGCGCCAATGTCGGCGTGCAGGCCACCACCCAGTTCGACAAGGGCGGCACCGTCAAGGCGCTGTTCGGACAGTCCTACCAGCTGTTCGGCCTGAACTCCTTCGCCGTCCAGGATTCGATCAATACCGGTCTGGATTCAGGTCTCGACAAGCCGCGATCCGATTATGTCGCGAGCGTCGGCTATTCGCCGAACCGGACCTACACGTTCAGCGTCCGCGGCCGGTTCGACGAGCAGACCTGGAACGTCCAGCGCTTCGAGGCTGAAGGCCGCGCCAATTTCGACCGCTGGTCGGTCAGCATGATCTACGGCAATTATGCGGCGCAGCCGGAACTCGGCTACCTGACCCGCCGCGAGGGCATCCTCACCACCGCCTCGGTGAAGGTCGCAGCCAACTGGGTGGTCCAGGGCTCGGCGCGCTGGGACCTCGAGGCCAACAAGATCAATCAATACGTGGTCGGCGCCGGCTATGTCGACGATTGCTTCGTGCTGGCGGCGAACTATGTAACGTCCTATAGCTACTCGGCGGGCAGCACCCCGCCTGTTCTGAGCCACGCGTTCATGTTCCAGATCGGCCTGCGGACGCTGGCGAACTCCTCGGGAACCAGCAGCTCCGCCGGCATGCAGTAA